The following are encoded in a window of Algiphilus aromaticivorans DG1253 genomic DNA:
- a CDS encoding alpha-D-glucose phosphate-specific phosphoglucomutase, whose protein sequence is MHIHQQPTTPFDDQKPGTAGLRKKVAAIAQPHYLENFVEAVFRNVPELTGGRLVIGGDGRYHNDVAIQTIVAMALAHGVQHILIARQGWLSTPAASHLIRARGADGGFVLTASHNPAGPEGDFGIKFNIRGGGQAPSSLTDAIYETSRTLDSYRIADIAPVAIDEVGARELEDGARIDVVDGVADYAALMQQLFDFDAIRDWLSQGHRIIFDAMHAVTGPYARRILVEQLGAPEAAVRNAEPLTDFGGGHPDPNLIYAADLVDEMMGDAPADLAAASDGDGDRNMILGPGLFLSPGDSLAMLAAHLDRLPGYQDGLAGVARSMPTSRALDTVAAARGIDCYETPTGWKYFCNLLDAGRLTLCGEESFGTSSSHVREKDGLWAVLAWMNILAVTDQTLPELARAHWARYGRHYYQRHDYEDLDAEIAERVISELRGRLESLPGQSFEGLEVTAADDFAYTDPIDGSRAEAQGLRVVFGDEARVVLRLSGTGTGAATLRLYLERFVPPGSEMPDALEQLLPVAEAVTRLRAISGRKRPDVVT, encoded by the coding sequence ATGCATATCCATCAGCAACCCACCACACCCTTTGACGACCAGAAGCCGGGCACCGCCGGCCTGCGCAAGAAAGTCGCCGCAATCGCGCAGCCGCACTATCTGGAAAACTTCGTCGAGGCCGTCTTCCGCAATGTTCCCGAGCTGACGGGCGGGCGGCTCGTCATCGGCGGCGACGGGCGCTACCACAACGATGTCGCCATTCAGACCATCGTTGCGATGGCGCTGGCGCACGGCGTACAGCACATCCTGATCGCGCGCCAAGGCTGGCTGTCGACACCGGCAGCCTCGCACCTGATCCGCGCGCGCGGCGCCGACGGCGGTTTCGTGCTGACGGCCAGCCACAATCCCGCCGGCCCCGAGGGCGATTTCGGCATCAAGTTCAACATCCGTGGTGGCGGCCAGGCGCCTTCATCCCTTACCGACGCGATCTATGAGACCAGCCGCACGCTGGACAGCTACCGCATCGCCGACATCGCGCCGGTGGCCATCGACGAAGTCGGCGCACGCGAGCTGGAGGATGGCGCGCGGATCGATGTGGTCGACGGCGTCGCCGACTACGCCGCCCTGATGCAGCAGCTCTTCGATTTCGACGCCATCCGCGACTGGCTGAGCCAGGGCCATCGCATCATCTTCGACGCCATGCACGCCGTCACCGGCCCCTACGCCCGGCGCATCCTGGTCGAGCAGCTGGGGGCCCCGGAAGCGGCCGTGCGCAATGCCGAGCCCCTGACCGACTTCGGCGGCGGCCACCCGGACCCGAACCTGATCTACGCCGCCGATCTGGTTGACGAGATGATGGGCGATGCGCCCGCCGATCTGGCAGCGGCCAGCGACGGCGACGGCGACCGCAACATGATCCTCGGGCCGGGCCTCTTCCTTTCGCCCGGTGATTCTCTGGCCATGCTGGCCGCCCATCTGGACCGCCTGCCCGGCTATCAGGACGGGCTGGCGGGCGTGGCGCGCTCCATGCCCACCAGCCGCGCGCTGGACACCGTGGCCGCAGCGCGCGGCATCGACTGCTACGAGACCCCGACGGGCTGGAAGTACTTCTGCAACCTGCTCGACGCCGGCCGGCTGACGCTCTGCGGCGAGGAGAGCTTCGGCACCTCCTCCTCGCACGTCCGCGAGAAGGACGGGCTGTGGGCGGTGCTGGCCTGGATGAACATCCTCGCGGTCACCGACCAAACCCTGCCCGAACTGGCGCGGGCGCACTGGGCGCGCTACGGCCGCCACTACTATCAGCGCCACGACTACGAGGATCTTGACGCGGAAATCGCCGAACGCGTCATCAGCGAGCTGCGCGGGCGCCTGGAGTCGCTACCCGGCCAATCCTTCGAGGGACTGGAGGTTACCGCCGCCGACGACTTCGCCTATACCGACCCCATCGACGGCAGCCGCGCCGAGGCGCAGGGCCTGCGCGTGGTCTTCGGCGATGAAGCGCGCGTGGTGCTGCGCCTGTCCGGAACCGGCACTGGCGCGGCCACACTGCGGCTCTATCTGGAGCGCTTCGTGCCGCCCGGCAGCGAAATGCCCGACGCGCTCGAACAGCTGCTGCCGGTGGCAGAGGCAGTGACCCGGCTGCGCGCCATCAGCGGACGGAAACGCCCGGACGTTGTGACTTGA